The following proteins come from a genomic window of Gadus morhua chromosome 11, gadMor3.0, whole genome shotgun sequence:
- the LOC115553855 gene encoding pituitary tumor-transforming gene 1 protein-interacting protein, translating into MPNGRCSASTTCNSCLQSSKCLWCYTNDTCTDYPVSHLLPSSAECKLSDARWGVCWVNFEVLIITMAMLAGSILIAISVCCCWCCCCRRCRSGPDQDEEQFTRRREEIRQRAEERTGERKNRHEDIRRKYGLMADSSSKYSKLEE; encoded by the exons ATGCCAAACGGACG CTGTTCTGCATCCACAACATGCAACTCCTGTCTCCAGTCATCCAAG TGTTTATGGTGTTACACCAACGACACCTGTACGGATTACCCCGTGAGCCACCTGCTCCCTTCCTCAGCGGAATGCAAGCTGTCCGACGCGCGCTGGGGAGTCTGCTGGG TGAACTTTGAGGTCCTGATTATCACCATGGCAATGCTGGCAGGGAGCATCCTAATCGCCATTTCTGTATGCTGctgttggtgctgctgctgtaggAGATGTCGTTCAGG gccAGACCAAGATGAGGAACAGTTcaccaggaggagagaggagatcagACAGCGTGCTGAAGAGCG GACCGGGGAGAGAAAGAACCGGCATGAGGATATCAGGAGGAAGTATG GTTTGATGGCCGATTCCAGCAGCAAGTACAGCAAGCTTGAGGAATGA